In Methanosarcina barkeri MS, a single window of DNA contains:
- a CDS encoding methionine adenosyltransferase — translation MARNIKVEELFQTPIEKQRIELVERKGIGHPDSISDGLAEAVSRALCREYISKCGAVLHHNTDETQIVAGRSSPKFGGGEILQPIYILLVGRATKEFEGVDLATESVALQAARSYLKNTLVNMDLERDVIMDCKLGTGSSDLRDVFKRDRIPVANDTSFGVGHAPFSELENLVYNTERQLLTDLKSRMPGIGEDMKVMGLRDGEDITLTICSGMIGRYIDDLDSYINMTQEMQTYVEEMATRYTERNVKVCINTGDNLKTGSVFLTVTGTSAEMGDDGSVGRGNRCNGLITPNRPMSMEATSGKNPINHIGKIYNLLSTQMARDIVKQVPEVQDVYIRLLSQIGKPIDQPLVASAQIIPKEGTSFARAKAEAEVVMDDWLSNVTKITEMVIKGELNTF, via the coding sequence ATGGCCCGAAATATCAAAGTGGAGGAGCTCTTCCAAACTCCTATTGAGAAACAGAGGATAGAGCTTGTAGAACGCAAAGGGATAGGGCATCCTGATAGTATATCAGACGGACTTGCCGAAGCCGTAAGTCGCGCACTATGCAGGGAATACATAAGCAAATGTGGAGCCGTACTCCACCATAATACTGACGAAACCCAGATTGTAGCCGGGAGATCCAGCCCAAAGTTCGGGGGCGGAGAAATACTGCAGCCCATATATATTCTACTGGTAGGCAGGGCAACAAAGGAGTTTGAAGGGGTAGATCTTGCTACCGAGTCTGTAGCCCTACAAGCTGCCAGAAGCTATCTTAAGAATACCCTTGTAAACATGGATCTCGAAAGAGATGTCATAATGGACTGCAAACTCGGGACAGGGTCTTCAGACCTGAGAGATGTCTTCAAAAGAGATAGGATTCCGGTTGCAAATGATACCTCATTTGGGGTTGGGCATGCTCCATTTTCCGAGCTTGAAAACCTCGTATATAACACCGAAAGACAACTGCTCACAGACCTTAAGTCGCGCATGCCTGGAATCGGAGAAGATATGAAGGTCATGGGACTCAGGGATGGGGAGGACATAACTCTTACAATATGCAGTGGCATGATTGGAAGATATATCGACGACCTGGACAGTTATATAAATATGACCCAGGAAATGCAGACTTATGTTGAGGAGATGGCAACCAGGTATACTGAGCGCAATGTAAAGGTCTGCATCAACACAGGAGATAACCTGAAAACCGGCTCTGTTTTCCTCACAGTTACAGGCACTTCAGCTGAAATGGGGGACGACGGCTCGGTAGGGCGCGGAAACCGCTGCAATGGGCTGATCACGCCAAACAGGCCTATGAGCATGGAGGCAACCAGTGGGAAGAACCCGATTAACCACATCGGCAAAATCTACAACCTCCTCTCGACCCAGATGGCACGTGATATTGTAAAGCAGGTTCCGGAAGTCCAGGACGTTTACATAAGGCTGCTTTCCCAGATTGGAAAACCAATTGACCAGCCACTTGTAGCAAGTGCGCAGATTATTCCCAAAGAAGGCACTTCTTTTGCAAGGGCCAAAGCCGAAGCCGAAGTTGTCATGGATGACTGGCTTTCCAATGTGACAAAGATTACCGAAATGGTAATTAAAGGAGAATTGAACACTTTTTAA
- the hisG gene encoding ATP phosphoribosyltransferase → MIRIAIPNKGRLYEPTISIFKDAGLPISGGAESRKLFAKTTDQDIHILFARAADIPEYVQDGAADVGVTGIDLITERGAKVETLLDLKFGKASLVLAVPEDSEFQKAEDLEGRKIATEFPEITRQYFNNLGVNVEVIKVSGACEMTPHVGIADAIVDISSSGTTLMINHLKPIDTVFSSTVYLIANKESLRTKEKILDIKTALESVLNAKHRRYLMMNVPESSLQAVKEVLPGMSGPTVMKVESSKLPGESILAVHAVVDADLIFTIVNKLKKVGARDILVVPIERIMP, encoded by the coding sequence ATGATTCGCATTGCAATACCCAATAAAGGGCGCCTTTACGAACCCACAATCTCTATTTTCAAAGATGCAGGGCTCCCGATAAGTGGAGGGGCCGAAAGCCGAAAACTTTTTGCAAAAACTACCGATCAGGATATCCATATCCTCTTTGCCAGGGCTGCTGATATTCCTGAGTACGTACAGGATGGAGCTGCAGACGTAGGTGTTACAGGCATAGATCTGATTACGGAAAGAGGAGCAAAGGTTGAAACTCTTCTGGACCTTAAATTCGGAAAGGCTAGCCTTGTTCTGGCTGTTCCCGAAGACTCGGAGTTTCAGAAAGCTGAGGATCTTGAAGGCCGAAAGATTGCAACCGAGTTTCCGGAAATTACACGCCAGTACTTCAACAATCTTGGAGTTAATGTTGAGGTTATAAAGGTCAGTGGAGCCTGTGAAATGACTCCGCATGTGGGAATAGCGGATGCAATCGTGGACATCTCAAGCTCTGGAACCACTCTGATGATAAATCATTTAAAGCCTATTGATACCGTTTTTTCTTCCACAGTCTACCTGATTGCAAATAAAGAAAGCCTCAGGACAAAGGAAAAAATTCTGGACATAAAAACTGCACTGGAAAGCGTACTAAATGCAAAGCACCGGCGTTATCTTATGATGAATGTTCCTGAGTCTTCTCTCCAGGCAGTAAAAGAAGTCCTTCCAGGAATGTCAGGCCCAACGGTTATGAAGGTCGAGTCCAGCAAATTGCCCGGAGAATCCATTCTTGCAGTTCACGCTGTTGTGGATGCAGACTTGATTTTTACCATTGTAAATAAGCTGAAGAAGGTTGGTGCGCGTGACATTCTTGTCGTACCCATCGAAAGAATAATGCCATGA
- the hisA gene encoding 1-(5-phosphoribosyl)-5-[(5-phosphoribosylamino)methylideneamino]imidazole-4-carboxamide isomerase, with the protein MVFEVIPAVDMRGGKCVQLVQGVPGSEIVSLDNPVEVALDWVRKGAKTLHLVDLDGAIEGERKNAPIIEKIVSACQKKGVRIQVGGGIRSFEDAASLLELGVSRAILGTAALQNPALVKQLSNAFGGESVTVALDAKNGKISIKGWTEECSQTPVEMGRTFEELGAGSLLFTNIDTEGLMKGVNPVPTKELVESVSIPVIASGGVSSLQDLQALKKTGASGVVVGSALYTGRFTLEAAIETIQHE; encoded by the coding sequence TTGGTTTTTGAAGTAATTCCTGCAGTGGATATGAGGGGCGGAAAGTGCGTTCAGCTTGTGCAGGGAGTGCCTGGCAGTGAGATTGTGTCCCTTGACAATCCTGTTGAAGTTGCCCTTGATTGGGTTAGAAAAGGGGCAAAGACACTGCACTTGGTAGATCTGGACGGAGCAATTGAAGGAGAGCGTAAAAACGCTCCTATAATCGAAAAAATAGTGAGTGCATGCCAGAAAAAAGGGGTGCGGATTCAGGTTGGAGGAGGCATTCGGAGTTTTGAGGATGCAGCTTCTCTGCTTGAACTGGGAGTCTCGAGGGCGATTCTTGGAACTGCTGCGCTTCAGAACCCAGCCCTTGTAAAACAGCTCTCAAATGCCTTTGGAGGCGAAAGTGTGACCGTTGCCCTTGATGCAAAAAATGGGAAAATCTCGATCAAAGGTTGGACTGAAGAATGCTCACAAACTCCTGTAGAAATGGGAAGAACATTTGAAGAACTGGGTGCAGGCAGCTTGCTTTTTACAAATATAGACACTGAAGGCCTTATGAAGGGCGTAAATCCTGTTCCTACAAAAGAACTTGTGGAATCTGTCAGCATTCCTGTAATCGCGTCTGGAGGAGTAAGTTCTCTTCAAGATCTTCAGGCCCTGAAGAAAACCGGAGCATCAGGGGTTGTGGTAGGCAGCGCTCTATACACAGGCAGGTTCACGCTTGAAGCAGCGATTGAAACAATTCAGCATGAGTGA
- the hisB gene encoding imidazoleglycerol-phosphate dehydratase HisB, whose protein sequence is MRTGRMSRKTKETDIQLELNLDGTGIADINTGIGFFDHMLTSFARHAEFDLKVRADGDLYVDEHHLVEDTGIVLGKVLAEALGDMAGIARFGEARIPMDEALAEVALDIGGRSYLVLNAEFTSPQVGQFSTQLVKHFFETLASNAKITIHASVYGDNDHHKIEALFKAFAYAMKRAVKIEGKEVKSTKGTL, encoded by the coding sequence ATGAGAACAGGCAGAATGTCCCGCAAAACAAAAGAGACCGATATCCAACTTGAACTGAACCTTGACGGCACTGGGATTGCCGATATTAACACAGGGATCGGGTTTTTTGACCATATGCTTACTTCTTTTGCAAGGCATGCAGAGTTTGACCTTAAAGTACGTGCGGACGGTGACCTGTACGTGGATGAGCATCACCTTGTTGAAGACACAGGAATAGTTCTCGGAAAAGTGCTTGCAGAGGCGCTTGGAGATATGGCAGGAATTGCCCGTTTTGGGGAGGCCAGAATTCCAATGGATGAAGCTCTTGCCGAGGTTGCCCTGGATATAGGCGGGCGTAGCTATCTTGTCCTGAATGCCGAATTTACATCTCCCCAGGTAGGGCAATTCAGTACCCAGCTTGTAAAGCACTTTTTTGAAACGCTGGCCTCAAATGCAAAAATTACCATTCATGCGAGTGTCTATGGCGATAATGACCATCACAAAATCGAAGCTCTTTTCAAGGCTTTTGCCTATGCAATGAAACGTGCTGTAAAAATCGAGGGTAAAGAGGTAAAAAGCACTAAAGGTACCCTGTGA
- a CDS encoding NAD(P)H-dependent oxidoreductase — protein sequence MKVLYVYAHPEPKSFNGALKETALAALQEKGHEVKLSDLYAMKFHPVLKASDFPERKKQDVFKPFFEAIQASKTGAFAPDIKEEMEKVKWADLLIFQFPIYFTFMPAIMKGWIDRVLAPGFGFNPVMNSDYDTGFFKGKSAMIVATTGAPKAMYSEGGAHGDLNKHLESITHCIFEYMGMKVLPSYIIYEVSSMSRERGAEELEKYRRRILDL from the coding sequence ATGAAAGTTCTTTATGTTTATGCACACCCGGAACCGAAGTCTTTTAACGGCGCTTTAAAGGAAACAGCACTTGCTGCCCTGCAGGAGAAAGGGCATGAAGTAAAGCTCTCGGACCTTTATGCAATGAAGTTTCATCCTGTCCTGAAAGCTTCGGATTTTCCTGAACGAAAAAAGCAAGATGTTTTCAAGCCTTTCTTTGAAGCGATCCAGGCTTCTAAAACAGGGGCTTTTGCGCCTGATATTAAAGAGGAAATGGAAAAAGTAAAATGGGCAGACCTTCTGATTTTCCAGTTTCCTATTTATTTCACTTTCATGCCAGCTATAATGAAAGGATGGATCGACCGTGTTCTGGCACCTGGGTTTGGGTTCAACCCGGTTATGAATAGTGACTACGATACCGGGTTCTTTAAAGGAAAATCAGCAATGATTGTTGCAACTACCGGAGCTCCGAAAGCAATGTATTCTGAGGGAGGAGCCCACGGAGACCTGAACAAGCATCTGGAATCAATAACCCATTGTATTTTTGAATATATGGGGATGAAAGTGCTTCCATCTTATATCATTTATGAAGTGAGCAGCATGTCCAGGGAAAGGGGAGCTGAAGAATTAGAAAAATACAGGCGTCGAATACTTGACCTTTAA
- the modA gene encoding molybdate ABC transporter substrate-binding protein: MKKACAFIIIMVLAVFLAGSGCTEKMSPTPASNNSGNEFEGQKLTVCSGAGLIKPMNELIGNFENETGADIEVRYGGSAEIFGFLTSKECDVFIPGDYHYTEQAMERNYVLNDSVENLTRHIPVIAVPAGNPANISKLEDLAKPGVKLALGDPNGPAIGRVAEKICTKAGILPEVQNNTIVKTATVNQLLIYLTSGDADAAIIWEDMANWSEASGKIKVIPIPEKQNKIQTIPTAVSTYAEDPKLAEAFNTYIAGDEAKAIWEKWGFEPCSS; this comes from the coding sequence ATGAAAAAGGCATGCGCGTTCATAATTATCATGGTGTTGGCAGTGTTCCTGGCTGGCTCCGGGTGTACTGAAAAAATGTCTCCAACTCCTGCTTCTAATAATTCGGGAAATGAATTTGAGGGACAGAAGCTTACTGTTTGTTCCGGAGCAGGACTTATAAAGCCCATGAATGAATTGATTGGAAATTTTGAAAACGAAACCGGAGCAGATATTGAGGTTCGTTATGGAGGAAGTGCCGAAATCTTCGGATTTCTGACCTCTAAGGAGTGCGACGTCTTCATTCCCGGAGACTATCACTACACTGAACAGGCTATGGAAAGAAATTATGTTTTAAATGACAGCGTGGAAAACCTGACCCGACATATCCCGGTTATTGCAGTACCTGCGGGAAATCCTGCAAACATAAGCAAACTCGAAGACCTGGCAAAACCCGGAGTAAAGCTGGCTCTTGGAGACCCGAATGGGCCTGCAATAGGCAGGGTAGCGGAAAAGATCTGTACAAAGGCAGGAATCCTTCCTGAAGTACAGAATAACACAATTGTCAAGACGGCAACAGTAAACCAGCTCCTTATTTACCTCACGTCTGGAGATGCGGATGCGGCAATTATCTGGGAAGATATGGCAAACTGGAGTGAAGCCAGTGGAAAAATCAAAGTAATCCCTATCCCTGAAAAACAGAATAAAATACAGACCATACCCACAGCAGTTTCCACATATGCAGAAGACCCTAAACTGGCAGAAGCATTTAACACTTACATTGCAGGAGATGAAGCGAAGGCCATCTGGGAAAAATGGGGCTTTGAGCCATGCAGTTCTTAA
- a CDS encoding ABC transporter permease, producing MQFLKYPGMKYSWFKKFTVGIALFFTFLLFLSIGTLLFVLSPSEIFSALLSEEMLYSMKLSVLTSSISTFSVMCCSIPTAYALSRFSFPGKSIIKTILGLPMAFPELVMGLALLLLFGQSFLGPVLEAVGIKVTFSKLGIIIAQFFVAFPYAVRIIYSTFEDINPRYELVSRSFGYGEFETFRHVTLPMAKSGLFASGVITFARCIGAFGAVLVLAGGSYMYTEVLPVTLYLNISYGNLEMAITSGILLMGIAFLAILSFERFEGGRL from the coding sequence ATGCAGTTCTTAAAATATCCGGGTATGAAATATTCCTGGTTCAAGAAATTCACAGTGGGCATTGCCCTTTTCTTCACTTTTTTGCTTTTCTTATCTATAGGAACCTTGCTCTTCGTCCTTAGTCCATCAGAAATCTTTTCAGCCCTGCTTTCGGAAGAAATGCTTTATTCAATGAAGCTTTCCGTGCTGACCTCTTCAATCTCAACATTTTCTGTAATGTGCTGTTCAATTCCGACAGCTTATGCACTTTCGCGTTTCTCCTTTCCAGGAAAAAGCATTATAAAAACCATACTCGGGCTCCCGATGGCATTTCCAGAACTGGTAATGGGCCTTGCTCTCCTGCTTCTTTTCGGGCAGAGTTTTCTCGGGCCTGTGCTTGAAGCTGTGGGGATAAAGGTAACCTTCAGCAAGCTCGGGATAATAATTGCCCAGTTTTTTGTAGCTTTTCCCTATGCTGTAAGGATAATCTACTCCACCTTTGAAGACATCAACCCAAGATACGAACTGGTTTCAAGGAGCTTTGGGTACGGGGAATTCGAAACCTTCAGGCACGTGACTCTTCCAATGGCAAAGAGTGGGCTTTTTGCTTCAGGAGTGATAACCTTTGCCCGCTGTATAGGGGCTTTTGGAGCAGTGCTGGTGCTGGCAGGGGGATCATATATGTATACCGAAGTTCTGCCTGTGACCCTCTACCTGAACATTTCCTATGGAAATCTGGAAATGGCAATCACAAGTGGAATTTTGCTCATGGGAATTGCTTTTCTTGCAATCCTCAGCTTTGAAAGGTTTGAGGGAGGGAGGCTGTGA
- a CDS encoding ATP-binding cassette domain-containing protein codes for MSFLEVRDLCLDVGGFELDRIELKAEKGDYLTLIGPTGSGKSLLLETIIGFYGPEKGRIILEGKDITDLPPNMRQISLVYQDHMLFPHMNVFENIAYAIRKKLRDKKQIEAEVKQIAGVLGIGELLYRKPATLSGGEKQRAAIARSLIVRPKLLLLDEPFSALDVRTKEKLRKMLKKAISEYSTTVLHVTHDFEDVWALANRVVVLRKGKVMQSGDPESVFRQPSPDFVAEFLGTNVLKGKVKALEGKLTVIEAEGLEIYSSDPAEPGEKVAVSIRPEEIILARGVMESSARNTLKGKVSGVFKKEHLVVVEMEMGHAEIKAVVTPTSCEMLGLEPGREMHAVFKASNARIIR; via the coding sequence GTGAGTTTTCTTGAAGTCAGGGACCTCTGCCTTGATGTTGGGGGTTTTGAACTCGACAGGATAGAGCTCAAAGCCGAAAAAGGAGATTACCTTACTCTGATAGGCCCTACTGGCAGTGGGAAGTCCCTTCTCCTTGAGACCATAATAGGGTTTTATGGACCTGAAAAGGGCAGGATTATTCTTGAAGGAAAAGATATTACCGATCTTCCTCCGAATATGAGGCAGATAAGTCTAGTGTATCAGGATCACATGCTTTTTCCCCACATGAACGTTTTCGAAAATATAGCATACGCAATTCGAAAAAAACTCAGAGACAAAAAGCAGATCGAAGCCGAAGTAAAGCAGATTGCCGGAGTCCTGGGGATCGGTGAGCTGCTATACAGAAAACCGGCTACCCTGAGTGGAGGAGAGAAGCAAAGGGCAGCCATTGCAAGGAGCCTTATAGTCAGACCAAAACTGCTCCTTTTGGACGAACCCTTCAGCGCCCTTGACGTAAGAACAAAAGAAAAGCTCAGGAAGATGCTGAAAAAAGCGATCAGTGAGTACAGTACTACTGTTTTGCATGTGACCCACGATTTTGAAGATGTCTGGGCTCTGGCGAACCGCGTGGTCGTATTAAGGAAAGGGAAAGTTATGCAGTCCGGAGACCCTGAGTCGGTTTTCAGGCAACCTTCTCCTGATTTCGTGGCCGAGTTTCTGGGCACCAACGTGCTTAAGGGAAAGGTAAAGGCTCTCGAAGGAAAACTCACAGTGATTGAAGCCGAAGGACTGGAAATCTATTCATCAGACCCTGCCGAACCCGGAGAAAAGGTCGCTGTCTCTATTCGTCCGGAAGAGATTATTCTTGCCAGAGGGGTTATGGAAAGTTCGGCCCGAAACACTTTGAAAGGAAAAGTTTCAGGAGTTTTCAAAAAAGAACATCTTGTCGTGGTCGAGATGGAGATGGGACATGCAGAAATTAAAGCCGTGGTTACGCCTACTTCATGTGAAATGCTCGGGCTCGAACCAGGCAGGGAAATGCATGCGGTGTTCAAAGCTTCAAATGCCAGGATAATAAGGTGA
- a CDS encoding beta/alpha barrel domain-containing protein, protein MIDLFELYFYEDCPYQDESAELLRLEGRGKMRIVSRENGVCACAGDLAEYYERKNMKTLNYLRDGDTFNPGDAIFEAEGDLKLLFRYWRVSQTFLTIMCAIATKTSSLVNAGRKANPDIIIATSRKTHPGSRIFEIKAVRAGGGDIHRNSLSDSIQISQNHLEVAGELGKLRAIKKIEIEPRTREEAFKYAGMSDIMLLDHISPEELRKLGPELKKLNPKLELAVGGIKGPMIPEYAPFVDIIVISAPYYANPLDFTTKIERI, encoded by the coding sequence ATGATAGACCTTTTTGAGCTGTATTTTTATGAAGACTGTCCTTATCAGGATGAAAGCGCAGAACTGCTCAGGCTTGAGGGCAGGGGAAAAATGAGGATTGTTTCAAGAGAAAACGGTGTATGTGCCTGCGCCGGCGACTTGGCAGAGTATTATGAAAGAAAAAACATGAAGACCCTGAATTACCTTCGAGACGGAGATACTTTCAATCCCGGGGATGCAATTTTTGAAGCCGAAGGAGATCTTAAACTCCTGTTCAGGTACTGGAGGGTTTCCCAGACTTTCCTCACCATCATGTGTGCAATTGCCACGAAAACATCTTCTCTTGTTAATGCGGGCCGAAAGGCAAACCCTGACATTATTATCGCAACAAGCCGTAAGACCCACCCAGGATCGCGGATATTTGAGATTAAAGCTGTCCGGGCAGGTGGAGGAGATATCCATAGAAACTCCCTCAGTGATTCCATTCAGATCAGCCAGAATCACCTGGAAGTTGCAGGCGAACTGGGAAAACTCAGGGCCATTAAAAAGATAGAAATCGAGCCCAGAACGAGAGAAGAAGCGTTCAAATATGCAGGGATGTCGGATATTATGCTCCTTGACCACATTTCTCCGGAAGAACTGCGGAAACTCGGACCCGAACTTAAGAAACTAAATCCAAAGCTTGAACTTGCAGTGGGAGGAATCAAAGGGCCCATGATTCCTGAATACGCTCCTTTTGTAGATATTATCGTTATAAGCGCTCCCTATTACGCAAATCCACTTGACTTCACCACTAAAATCGAAAGAATTTAA
- a CDS encoding Rossmann-like domain-containing protein — protein MSETESSEKRKFPEYEEKIYKNGLKGKEKPVEINKGEGKKEETEILPTLVNALKNDLGSALKDIEVKDVRIGLAYIGVLLSENYGGVACTPLYEFSGCPALGFAGSLKGKTADKVLELALSKNPLEAAVGVATANALSHMLWDTKSENFPTSNVDILDLIKPEDRVAMVGYFGPLVPKILKITENLTILEKREIESPKTLILPSEKAREVLPASDVVILSASTLANRTFDELLSLGGAAREVVLLGPSSPLYPAPFFERGITAVMGTRIFDPMTMLTIVSEAGGTKKLHKCCGEKVAFRKNQ, from the coding sequence ATGTCAGAAACAGAATCCTCAGAAAAAAGAAAATTCCCGGAATATGAAGAAAAAATATACAAAAATGGACTGAAAGGTAAAGAAAAACCAGTGGAAATAAATAAAGGGGAAGGAAAAAAAGAAGAAACTGAAATTCTGCCCACCCTGGTGAATGCTCTCAAAAATGATCTGGGCTCTGCTCTTAAGGACATAGAAGTAAAGGATGTAAGGATAGGGCTCGCCTATATAGGAGTCCTGCTTTCCGAAAATTATGGAGGCGTTGCCTGCACCCCGCTTTACGAGTTTTCAGGCTGCCCTGCTCTCGGGTTTGCGGGCTCTCTGAAAGGTAAAACTGCGGATAAAGTGCTTGAACTTGCCCTATCCAAAAATCCTCTTGAAGCTGCGGTCGGAGTTGCAACTGCAAATGCTCTTTCTCACATGTTGTGGGATACCAAATCTGAAAACTTCCCGACATCAAACGTGGATATCCTTGACCTCATAAAACCCGAAGACAGGGTTGCAATGGTAGGATATTTTGGTCCCCTTGTACCTAAAATCCTAAAAATAACCGAGAACCTCACGATCCTTGAAAAGCGTGAAATCGAATCTCCGAAAACCCTGATTCTGCCCTCTGAAAAAGCCAGAGAAGTTCTCCCTGCATCGGATGTAGTTATTCTCAGTGCAAGTACTCTCGCTAACAGGACTTTTGACGAACTACTGTCCCTGGGTGGCGCAGCAAGGGAAGTTGTCCTGCTAGGCCCAAGCTCTCCTCTTTACCCTGCTCCGTTTTTTGAGAGAGGAATTACTGCAGTAATGGGAACCCGAATCTTTGACCCTATGACTATGCTTACCATTGTCAGCGAAGCAGGGGGTACGAAAAAACTTCATAAGTGCTGCGGGGAAAAGGTAGCGTTTAGAAAAAACCAATAA
- a CDS encoding DUF190 domain-containing protein, which yields MEWRREHTTLLAAGYASATLIFHADCITYKITLNYLSTPGDFMPSALLRIYLRQNATFHDESIYEKVIEFLLDSGINGATLLRGIEGYGADKKIHTIKVLQLSHDIPVVMEVIDDEEKLRSLIPQLREIVGNELMTIQKVEIV from the coding sequence TTGGAGTGGCGTCGCGAACATACTACTTTGCTTGCAGCGGGGTACGCCAGCGCAACTTTAATTTTCCATGCTGACTGTATAACCTATAAAATTACACTTAATTATCTAAGCACACCAGGTGATTTCATGCCTTCCGCACTTCTTCGCATATATCTAAGGCAAAATGCAACTTTTCATGACGAATCCATTTATGAGAAGGTGATCGAATTTTTACTTGATTCAGGTATTAATGGTGCCACTCTTCTCAGAGGAATTGAAGGTTATGGAGCAGATAAAAAGATCCATACCATAAAGGTCTTACAACTAAGCCATGACATCCCAGTCGTTATGGAAGTAATTGACGATGAAGAAAAACTAAGATCCTTAATTCCTCAACTGCGAGAGATTGTTGGAAATGAGCTTATGACGATTCAGAAAGTAGAAATTGTTTGA
- a CDS encoding NosD domain-containing protein, with protein sequence MRETKKIMLVILAVLLSLQAITCSASAKSIYVEPGNSIQKAVDSSHSGDTIIVKPGTYSGGVEISTANITIMSSSPYKAIIKAKDNAFNIYESNVIIKDFDIIGPGRSSGTCFSFNRNEDTNGAFYCTVQNNKISNFSMAADIGFYMYSGSESILNNEIYNCETGVYAFDLMFKTLKVSGNKITSCDNGLYLVDAPCTITNNVFNNIVNVNADDGVVSIFNTEKTTGENIVGGHYMGGNYWATPSGDGFSQTHSDNNGDGFADEPYKLEGSDYVDYLPLVPSKVSIVNFSDPSYNFSSDLSSNLSSNLSSNLSLKLSAKK encoded by the coding sequence TTGAGGGAAACAAAAAAAATTATGTTGGTGATATTAGCAGTATTGCTTTCACTTCAAGCTATCACTTGCAGTGCTTCTGCTAAATCTATTTATGTAGAGCCTGGAAACTCAATTCAAAAAGCAGTAGATAGTTCTCATTCTGGAGATACAATAATTGTAAAACCGGGAACATACAGTGGAGGCGTTGAGATCTCAACTGCGAATATAACTATAATGTCAAGCAGTCCTTATAAAGCAATAATTAAAGCTAAAGACAATGCCTTCAATATTTATGAAAGTAACGTTATAATAAAAGATTTTGACATAATAGGCCCAGGGAGATCTTCAGGTACTTGTTTTTCGTTTAACCGCAACGAGGATACAAACGGCGCTTTTTACTGCACGGTTCAAAATAATAAGATATCTAACTTTAGTATGGCTGCCGATATTGGTTTTTATATGTACAGTGGAAGCGAGTCTATTCTTAATAATGAGATTTACAACTGCGAAACAGGAGTATATGCCTTTGATCTTATGTTTAAAACCCTGAAAGTCAGTGGAAATAAAATTACAAGCTGTGATAATGGACTATATCTTGTTGATGCTCCATGTACTATTACTAATAATGTTTTTAACAATATAGTAAATGTAAATGCCGATGATGGAGTCGTAAGCATTTTCAACACTGAGAAAACAACTGGAGAAAACATAGTAGGCGGCCATTATATGGGTGGTAACTACTGGGCAACTCCCTCAGGCGATGGCTTCTCACAGACACACTCCGATAACAACGGAGATGGCTTTGCAGACGAACCTTATAAATTGGAAGGTTCTGATTATGTTGATTATTTACCTCTTGTACCGTCGAAAGTCTCGATTGTCAATTTTTCAGACCCTTCTTATAACTTTTCATCGGATCTTTCATCGAACCTTTCATCGAACCTTTCATCGAACCTTTCTTTGAAACTTTCTGCTAAGAAATAA
- a CDS encoding DUF1699 family protein, translating to MKIRVVSSREEIFTLNPNERIVHLAFRPSNKDVFGLVETCPKIEVVQLPKSYMGTISKSIEMFLELQKIQIIEGDVWGHRKDINEYYTVPSSVIERIKEMKIEGKSNEDIEAKVSRESKINPEMVAYIMNKEAPA from the coding sequence ATGAAAATAAGAGTTGTTAGCTCAAGAGAAGAAATCTTTACATTGAATCCTAATGAACGCATTGTTCACCTGGCATTCAGGCCTTCGAACAAGGATGTATTTGGACTGGTTGAAACCTGCCCTAAGATTGAAGTAGTTCAGTTACCGAAATCTTACATGGGCACAATCTCAAAGTCCATAGAAATGTTCCTTGAACTGCAAAAAATCCAGATTATCGAAGGTGATGTCTGGGGGCACAGGAAGGACATTAACGAATATTACACCGTTCCGTCCTCGGTTATTGAAAGAATAAAAGAAATGAAAATCGAAGGTAAATCCAATGAAGATATCGAAGCAAAAGTTTCAAGGGAAAGCAAAATAAATCCTGAAATGGTTGCTTATATCATGAACAAGGAAGCTCCTGCCTGA